DNA from Prevotella melaninogenica:
GTCTTAGCACTTAAACTTATAATCCTTTAGTTCAGCTAACTCCTTGTTAGCCTTCTCTATCTTCTTTCCTAATGAAGCCTTCCAGTTGTCAATCTTCTTTGCAATAGCCTCATCACCGAGTGCTATCATCTCAGCTGCAAGGATGGCAGCATTCTGTGCTCCATTGACGCCAACAGTAGCAACTGGAATGCCAGGAGGCATCTGAACGATAGAAAGTAAGGCATCAAGACCATCGAGCATACCCTTAATTGGCACGCCAATGACTGGAAGTGGTGTTGAAGCAGCGATAACACCGGGTAGAGCAGCAGCCATACCAGCCGCAGCAATGATAACTTTTACGCCACGACCTTTTGCTTCCTTGGCAAAAGTCTCTACTGCGTCAGGTGTACGATGAGCTGAGAGTGCATTCACTTCAAAAGGAATCTCTTGCTCTTCCAACCACTTACAAGCTTTTTCCATTACGGGTAAATCGCTTGTTGAACCCATGATAATACTAACTAATGGCTTCATATTCTTTATGTATTAAGTTTATTTTCGTTGTTTGTTTTATGTGTATTTATTCTTAAGACAGATGTAATTTCCTGTCAGTTTATTCTTTATTCTTTGGCAATCAGTGGACTTTTCTACTGCTATTGATTCTATACAACGATGATTGTAATGAATGAACAGATGATTCCTAAGAAGAAACCCGATGCCACTTGCTCCAATGAATGTTGCCTGAGAATCATTCTACTGCTACCTACAAAGCCTGAAACGATGAGTGTAAGACAAAGCCACCACATCGGATTGAAGTTGAATAGCAGTGAAAAAGCTATCAAAGAACCTGTCACACCACCGATAGCTGCCGTATGTGTAGATATCTTCCACCACACGTTGATGATAGCACAGAGAATCTGAATAATCAATGCTACCATAAGTATTGACGTCAGCATGTGAGGCAGGTGTAGGATGTTCATGATATAGAAGCACGTGAAGTAGCAAAGAATAGAAATCACATAAGGAACCATTCTTCGCTCTCGTTGCCCTAACTGAATCAATGTCCAGCCGTGGTATTGGCGGTAAAGGTGGATGAGTAAGGTAGGGATAAGCACTGTAAAAGCGTAAACCAAAAAGACATACGACAGCTTTGCCTGCCATGGGAACATACTTAGATAGCTAAAAGTAAAGATAGCTAATATGCCCACAACGGGTAAATAGAATGGTGTGAGAACCATACTCACAACTCTTGCTGTTAATATAATGTTCTTTTCGTTCATACTTTAACACCTAACACCTAACATCCAACACCTAATTACATCACTCCTTCCTCAGTCTTGCCACAGGTAATCCGAGTTGTTCGCGGTACTTGGCAACGGTGCGACGGGCTATTGGGAAGCCCTTTTCTTTCATCACTTTAGCAAGTGCATCATCACTGAGTGGCTTACGTTTGTCTTCTTTGTCGATTACTTCTTTGAGTGCCAACTTGATTTTACGAGTAGACATTTCCTCGCCATCTTCCGTTGTATAGCTATCAGTGAAGAAGAAACGCAGAGGGAATGTACCCCAACGTGTCTGTGCATACTTGATGTTGCTCACTCGTGATATGGTAGAGATATCCAGTCCTGTACGGTCGGCAATATCTTTAAGAATCATTGGTTTGAGGTCAGCCTCATCTCCATCTTGGAAGAATTTCCGTTGAATATCGATGATAGCCTTCATCGTCACTTGTAATGTATGACGTCTTTGCTTTACCGCTTCGATAAATCCTTGTGCCTTTTCCACCTTCTCTTTGGCATAAAGCAACGCCTCCTTCTCCTGTCGGTTCATATTAGCTTTGTTGTTGCGGTAGGTCTCCATCATATCATTGAAGGCCTGCGAAACGTGCAACTCTGGTAGATTGCCGTGGTTTAAGCTGAAAGTAACCGTACCATCATCCTCTGTGTCGACGATAAAGTCAGGTGTTATCTGTTGCAGGTTACGTCCTTGTGTCTCACCCATAGACGACCCCGGCTTCGGATTTAACTTACGAATCTCACGCTGAAGCGCCTCTACTTGAAGGTCAGACAGCGACAGTGCGCTTTGAATCTTATCCCAATGCTTCTTTTTGAAAGCGTCGAAATGATGCGAAAGGATATTGTAGATGTATTTATACAGATGACTATCTTTCTCCCATTCACCATTCTCTACCTTACGGTCTATCTGCAACAAGAGACATTCTTGCAAGTCTCTTGCACCGATACCAGCTGGGTCAAAGTCCTGCAGAATCTTCAGTACCTCTTCTAATTCCTTAGTAGACGCGTCAATCCCATAGTAGATAGCCAACTCATCGCTGATACTATCGAGGTCTTTTCGTAATAGTCCGTCATCATCAAGACTACCGATAAGATACTCCAAGATACTCTTCTGCCGCTCGGTAAGCTCTCTCTCGCCCACCTGCTCATTGAGTTTATCGATGAAAGAAGTCGTGTCTCCATACACAATCTCCTCATATTCAGCATTATTTCGTTGCTGTCTTGAATCGTATGTAGGAAGATCATCATCCGAACGCATACGCTCCAATGCCGAGTCGAGCGCATCTTGTCGCTCTTCTCGTTCCTGAAGTGTGTCGAAATCATCGTCTTCTGAATGCTCTACAGTATCGTTGTTATCAATGCTATCAGTCTCTTCTCCGCCTGCTTCTAAGGCAGGATTATCGTCGAGTTCAGCATTAACACTTTCCTCTAATTCTGTCAGTGGCATCTCCAACAACTTTACTTGCAGCATCTGCTGTTGTGAGAGACGCTGCACCTGTTGTTGTTTCTGGGTCTGAATTTGTACTTGTTCCTGTGCCATTGTTTACCTGAATTGTGCTACAAAAGTACTAAAAAACAAGTATAATCAAGTGAAATATTCCTTTAATTGTGCTGCTAAGGCAGAAAGTTTCTCTGGGTTATCATTTCCATAGCGGTTCCATACCTCCTGACATGGCATTAATAAGGGCGATATCAGAAGGTCGTCACGGTTCAGATAGGGGTCACAGAATTGGAACACATCCATCACCTCTACAATCATTTGTGGCTTTATCTTCATCAGCTTAGCAAGGTCTATCACCTCAGGTGTCTCCGCTGCCATCGTAATAGGAGTAAGACGGAAATAGAGGTCGAGAATCATAATGAGCATAAAAGGCTTCAGCTCTGTAGCCCCTTCCACTGGAAGGAAGTCATGTTCAAAGGTTTCGCGCACCTTCACACCATCATAGAACTCCCTTGGCTGGCCAAACCCCTTCATCGAACGCAGTTTCTTTACGTCTTTGTTCAGCTTTCTTGTGTTCTCTCCATACGTCTCCCAAATCAGATTAATGATGGGCATATCACGATGTCGCAACTTAAAAAGCTGTTCATAGAGGTTCTTTGGTGGTATGTGTAGTTCCAAACTGAGATCTACCAACGCACGTGAATACATCGGTTTCATTCCCTCTGGCTTTTTAAGATAAAGCTGTAGGAGTAGTAGCCAATAGTCATCAGACCATAAAGGATGTGTTGCCATAAGCGTAAAATATCCACTCTTGCTCCTCTCTTTCGAGTAGAGAAGAAGGAGAAATACTTGTCTAAAGGGTATCTATATTTGTCTTTCGCAAAGATACTCCTTTTTTATTATAATGGCAAAAGAAAGTGGCAGAAAGTTAATGGGTTAACGTGTAAACGAGTTGATAAGTTGTTTGTGGCATATAAATAGGCTCGAGTGTATTTGTTTATAGGTATAAATACGATTTAAATTGGGCATAAAACAGGTGTGTTAAGTTGCCGTTTTATTTCCTAATTTCCCCTTGTGAGCCTACCAATAGTTACTTGTTTCCAAATTATTTTCATGAAAAAAAATATTTTTCTTCACGTAAAAAAATATTTCTTTTCACGTAAATAAATGTTTTTCTTCATGAAAATAATTCGCTTTTGATGAGTATTTTGACCCTTAAAAGAGGGTCTATCTAATGATTTTCTATGCTAAAATGGGTGATTAAAAACCATTCTTTGGACTTAAATTTACGACATTCATCAAGCCAAATAACGTATGTTATACAGTCCTAACGACCTGTTTCTACTTCTTTTCTCCACCCACTAAGTCATCATTCTGAATGCTTCGTTCAGCCTTCTTGACGCTTGCTTTTAACTTACCAAAGTTCCATGAAAGACGGATTCCAAAGCATTTAGGTTTCATAACGGAGCGTTCATAACCAGTATAATCGCCTCGAACGATACGATAAGTACTTGATCTTTCTTTGATGAAAGGCGATTCTGCTGATAAAGATACTGTTAGCTTGTCTTTAAAAAAGCGACGTGTCAAGGTGAAATCATAGTAGAACCAATGCCCCTCAATGGCATACGGATCATAAATTCGGTTGCCATATTCACCTCCAATACTGGTTGTCAACGTTAATTCCCAAGGTATTTTCTGCTCCCAATTAAAGTAGATACCACCACCGCATCCGCTGTTCTTGGTAGAAGGTGTGGGCAAGGTGATTCGGGCATAACGCATGGAAGCGTTGAGTGTAAACGATGTTCCGGTGAAAGGAGTCCATTCTGTGTAAGATGAAATACCGAACACTTTACTCTTCAGTACGTTCTGATAAGTAGAAACATCTTTGCGATTTTGTTCATACAAGATACGACCTATACCATTGTTGGTAAATGAATAATAGGGACTTAATTGCAAAGTAAGTTTTGAAGCAACCAACATATACACAAGTTGTAGCTTTTGATTGCGACTGCTTCCTAAGTTTGCATTACCGAAAGAGACTTCTGTTGGTGTGCTAATGATGGCTGGATTGAGATAGCCGATGCCGGGTCTGTTGATGCTGGTATTATAGCTAAACTTCAGTGTTTGACCGTCGCTAATCTTGTATTGTAGGCTTGCTGATGGTACCCAGTCATTGAGATTAGCATGGTAATCGGCATTACTACCATCGGGATAGGACGCTTTCATGCGAGTAAACTCATATCTCAAACCTGCACGAGCAGCCCATTTGCCAGCGGTGAAGATATATGAGAGGTAGGCAGCAGCCACTTGTGCGTTATGCTTGAACTTACTTTCCATGTCAGGAGTAGTCCCTTGATAGTCCATTAATGACGTACTGTTGTTGTAACGAAGGATATATTTCGTTCCGCTTTCTAACTTATGGTGCTTTCCAAAGGGGCGTACATAGTCAATCTGGAAAGTATGTTCTGTGAAGCGTTCACGGGTATTCTGGTCGTAACTTGTATAGCTGACAGGGAAGTTAACCATGTTGTTATACATCTGACGGAAGATGGTGTGTGGTCGTGTAGCTGCCAACATATAAGAAAGCGTCAGGATTTCTCCATCTAAATGAGTCTTATGTTGATAATCCAAACGTCCTCCAATGTTAAGATGAGAATAGCCCGGAGTAGTCATATTATTGTCGAATTTGTAAATCAACTGGCTGTTCTTGTCCCATCGTTCATTCGTGCTTTGTGTGTTGGCATCGACTTTATAGCCAAAAAAATTGGTCGATGCGGTCAGCAAGTTGAGTGAGTCAACCTCATAACTGGCACTGATATTACCGAAATGTATTGTTGCTGCAGTACTATTAATCCCATATTCACGTTTTTGCTCGCCCGTCTTTACGTAGTCGTAAACCTCCTCTCTATTATTTTCTGTTTGTTTTCTGCTTTGGTTCATGTAGTTATAATTGACGGTTGTCGTGAGCTTTCCCACCTTTGTTGTTAGATAAGTACCAAGCCTTACAGAGCCGTGAGTGTTGACATCAGAGTTCACATTGCCTGATATTCCTTGTAGTTTAGTATTGCTCATCATGACGATGTTGAGGATAGCTGTAGTCCCTTCAGCATCATACTTGGCACCGGGATCAGTGATAACCTCAATCCTTTTGATCGTAGAAGCAGGTATTGCCTTGAGAATATCCTTAAGGTTCTGCCCTGAAAGACTTGGGTCAGGATGTCCGTTCCTATACACCTTAAAACTTGTAGAGCCTTGAACCCTGATGTTTTCTTGTCCGTCAACGGTGACAAGGGGTATTTTCTTGAGTATTTCTAAGGTCGTCTTCGTCTGTGCAGTCTTGTCATGCTGCACGTCATAGGTTAGCTTGTCAATATCATTCTTGATAAGCTGGCGCCTTTGTGCTACGACGACTTCCTCCAACTTCTGTGTCTTTGTTGAGTCTGTTTTGGTTGTGTTCTGGGCTGATAGGGCTGTTGCAGAGATGCAAGCAGTGAGTAATAGTATTGATTTATTCCACATAGTCAAAGCGTTAAGTTTATAGTTATCAATATGATGCAAATATATGTTTTTTCTTAATAAGTTGCAATTTATTTCAAAAGTATTTTTACATTCTTGTCCTTATGTTCCGTAGTTTAATCCTTTTTAGTGCTTTTTTCTCTATAAATATGCATGAAGATTACAATGTAGAAAAGCACACAGTGTTTGGTTAGAAAACAGATTGTCAAACGGAATGAACCCTCCTTTTAATAGGTTGATTAATAGTGGTTTGATAAGATTTTGTCTATACCTATTTATCAATAGAACCTTACCAATGGTTTAATGTAACATCAAATCCCCCTATTCCTACCCTTAACTACTGACGTGTTAAGGCTTAGCACAAGTGGTGTTAAGCCTCCGCACCAATGGTGCGAACGCTTCGCACGTGTGGTGCGGAGGAGTGAAAGTCATGCGATGTGTAGTTAAGATAAGAGCAGTTTATTGTTATAAAGGGCTTATTCTACCCTAAGTAAACAAAGTTTATTATACTATTTCGTTCTATAATTCCCATCGAAACGAAGTGTTTTACGGAAACTTTTTGTAAATTTGCACATTAGTTATAATAGAAATAAGAATGGAATACAACTTCATAGACATTGAGAAGAAATGGCAACAGAAGTGGGTTGAGAATAAGACCTACAAAGTTGTTGAGGACGAGAACAAGCAGAAGTTCTATGTACTTAATATGTTCCCTTATCCATCAGGAGCCGGATTGCACGTTGGACACCCATTGGGTTATATTGCAAGTGACATCTATGCACGCTATAAGCGACTGAAGGGTTTCAACGTGTTGAACCCTATGGGATATGATGCTTACGGACTTCCTGCTGAGCAGTATGCCATTCAGACGGGTCAGCATCCACAGCTGACAACCGACACGAACATAGCTCGTTACCGTGAGCAGTTGGATAAGATAGGTTTCAGTTTTGACTGGGATCGTGAGGTACGCACCTGTGACCCACGTTATTATCACTGGACACAGTGGGCTTTCGAGCGTATGTTCGAGTCTTATTATGACTATACAGAACAGAAGGCAATGCCTATAAAGGACCTTGTTCGCCACTTTGAGGAAGAAGGAACACTGAACCTTAATGTCGCACAGAGCGAGGAACTGATTTTCTCAGCACGTGACTGGTCGAGCATGGACGAGCAGGAACAGCAGGAGAAGTTGATGAACTATCGTATAGCTTACCTCGGTGAGACGATGGTAAACTGGTGTCCGGGACTCGGAACAGTGCTTGCCAATGACGAGGTTGTCAATGGTGTGAGCGAGCGTGGAGGCTATCCTGTCGTACAGAAGTTGATGAAGCAGTGGTGTCTTCGTGTGTCTGCTTATTCACAGCGATTGCTTGATGGATTGGAGACTGTCAACTGGTCTGACTCTATTAAAGAGACA
Protein-coding regions in this window:
- a CDS encoding outer membrane beta-barrel family protein yields the protein MWNKSILLLTACISATALSAQNTTKTDSTKTQKLEEVVVAQRRQLIKNDIDKLTYDVQHDKTAQTKTTLEILKKIPLVTVDGQENIRVQGSTSFKVYRNGHPDPSLSGQNLKDILKAIPASTIKRIEVITDPGAKYDAEGTTAILNIVMMSNTKLQGISGNVNSDVNTHGSVRLGTYLTTKVGKLTTTVNYNYMNQSRKQTENNREEVYDYVKTGEQKREYGINSTAATIHFGNISASYEVDSLNLLTASTNFFGYKVDANTQSTNERWDKNSQLIYKFDNNMTTPGYSHLNIGGRLDYQHKTHLDGEILTLSYMLAATRPHTIFRQMYNNMVNFPVSYTSYDQNTRERFTEHTFQIDYVRPFGKHHKLESGTKYILRYNNSTSLMDYQGTTPDMESKFKHNAQVAAAYLSYIFTAGKWAARAGLRYEFTRMKASYPDGSNADYHANLNDWVPSASLQYKISDGQTLKFSYNTSINRPGIGYLNPAIISTPTEVSFGNANLGSSRNQKLQLVYMLVASKLTLQLSPYYSFTNNGIGRILYEQNRKDVSTYQNVLKSKVFGISSYTEWTPFTGTSFTLNASMRYARITLPTPSTKNSGCGGGIYFNWEQKIPWELTLTTSIGGEYGNRIYDPYAIEGHWFYYDFTLTRRFFKDKLTVSLSAESPFIKERSSTYRIVRGDYTGYERSVMKPKCFGIRLSWNFGKLKASVKKAERSIQNDDLVGGEKK
- the purE gene encoding 5-(carboxyamino)imidazole ribonucleotide mutase, which codes for MKPLVSIIMGSTSDLPVMEKACKWLEEQEIPFEVNALSAHRTPDAVETFAKEAKGRGVKVIIAAAGMAAALPGVIAASTPLPVIGVPIKGMLDGLDALLSIVQMPPGIPVATVGVNGAQNAAILAAEMIALGDEAIAKKIDNWKASLGKKIEKANKELAELKDYKFKC
- the rpoN gene encoding RNA polymerase factor sigma-54, which translates into the protein MAQEQVQIQTQKQQQVQRLSQQQMLQVKLLEMPLTELEESVNAELDDNPALEAGGEETDSIDNNDTVEHSEDDDFDTLQEREERQDALDSALERMRSDDDLPTYDSRQQRNNAEYEEIVYGDTTSFIDKLNEQVGERELTERQKSILEYLIGSLDDDGLLRKDLDSISDELAIYYGIDASTKELEEVLKILQDFDPAGIGARDLQECLLLQIDRKVENGEWEKDSHLYKYIYNILSHHFDAFKKKHWDKIQSALSLSDLQVEALQREIRKLNPKPGSSMGETQGRNLQQITPDFIVDTEDDGTVTFSLNHGNLPELHVSQAFNDMMETYRNNKANMNRQEKEALLYAKEKVEKAQGFIEAVKQRRHTLQVTMKAIIDIQRKFFQDGDEADLKPMILKDIADRTGLDISTISRVSNIKYAQTRWGTFPLRFFFTDSYTTEDGEEMSTRKIKLALKEVIDKEDKRKPLSDDALAKVMKEKGFPIARRTVAKYREQLGLPVARLRKE